A window of the Sneathiella sp. P13V-1 genome harbors these coding sequences:
- the tatC gene encoding twin-arginine translocase subunit TatC, whose translation MHSDSEIDDSKAPLMEHIIEFRNRLVYSVVTLLVAFILCYLISAELFAFLVRPLEQAFGDDVEGRRMIFTGLHEAFFTYIKIAFFVALFVSFPLIATQIWAFVAPGLYKHEKKAFLPFLVMTPILFFLGGALAYELVMPLAWKFLLSFESNGEASLYSQAFSSLVAQWPAMENYLPAPSAEVALPIQAETRVGEYLSLSMKLIFAFGLCFQLPVLLTLLGRVGLVTSAGLKAKFKYAVVFAFIAAAILTPPDPLSQITLAIPIIILYGLSILSVKVVEKKRAERQAELDAEDDD comes from the coding sequence ATGCATTCTGACAGTGAAATTGATGACAGCAAGGCTCCTTTGATGGAGCATATTATCGAGTTTCGAAACCGCTTGGTTTACTCGGTTGTTACGCTACTCGTCGCCTTCATTCTTTGTTATCTCATTTCAGCAGAGCTTTTCGCGTTCCTAGTCAGGCCATTGGAACAGGCTTTTGGTGATGATGTAGAAGGGCGCCGCATGATCTTTACGGGTCTGCACGAAGCCTTCTTTACCTATATCAAGATTGCGTTTTTTGTAGCGCTATTTGTTTCCTTCCCGTTGATAGCAACCCAGATCTGGGCATTTGTCGCGCCGGGGCTTTACAAGCATGAAAAGAAAGCGTTCCTGCCATTTTTGGTGATGACACCTATTCTGTTTTTCCTTGGCGGTGCTTTGGCTTATGAGTTGGTAATGCCACTTGCTTGGAAGTTTTTGCTCAGCTTTGAAAGCAATGGGGAAGCATCTCTTTATTCGCAGGCTTTCAGCTCTCTGGTGGCTCAATGGCCTGCAATGGAAAATTATCTGCCAGCGCCTTCAGCTGAAGTGGCACTGCCTATTCAGGCGGAGACAAGGGTAGGGGAATATCTAAGTCTTTCCATGAAGCTGATCTTTGCCTTTGGTCTCTGTTTCCAGTTGCCTGTGCTACTCACTTTGCTTGGGCGTGTTGGGCTTGTGACCTCTGCCGGTTTGAAGGCCAAATTTAAATATGCCGTGGTGTTTGCCTTTATCGCGGCGGCCATTTTGACCCCACCTGATCCGTTGTCGCAGATCACGTTGGCGATCCCAATTATCATTCTCTACGGACTGTCGATCTTAAGCGTGAAGGTGGTCGAGAAGAAACGGGCCGAGCGCCAGGCAGAACTCGACGCGGAAGATGATGACTAA
- the tatA gene encoding twin-arginine translocase TatA/TatE family subunit, whose protein sequence is MSIGPWQIVLILVIVLIIFGAGKLPRVAGDLAKGIKNFKKGMNDEDTAAAEEKKEISSDASAKETADDKDKAAQS, encoded by the coding sequence ATGAGTATTGGTCCTTGGCAGATCGTCTTGATCCTTGTCATTGTGCTCATTATTTTCGGCGCAGGTAAATTGCCACGGGTTGCAGGTGACCTGGCAAAAGGTATCAAGAACTTCAAAAAAGGTATGAATGACGAAGATACCGCCGCTGCTGAAGAGAAAAAGGAAATCAGCTCAGATGCGTCTGCCAAAGAAACGGCCGACGATAAGGATAAAGCAGCCCAGAGCTAA
- a CDS encoding site-2 protease family protein produces the protein MEILYTASTWVIPALLGITLHEAGHAYAAWKLGDPTAKSLGRVTLNPIKHIDPMGTIFIPGALLLIGAPFLFGYAKPVPVNFGRLHQPRRDMVWVALAGPAMNFLLAFLFALSMHIIPLLPFEVGQWAIECFYKGILLNVVLGVFNLLPIPPLDGGRIAVGILPNALALPLARLEKYGFLILIAAIFLIPMIGRQLGYNVSIMDWLFEGPISSVVSFIAKMAGLN, from the coding sequence ATGGAAATTTTGTATACCGCGTCAACATGGGTCATTCCCGCCCTTTTGGGTATCACACTGCATGAGGCTGGTCATGCTTACGCGGCATGGAAACTGGGAGATCCTACAGCAAAGTCTTTAGGACGTGTGACACTGAACCCTATTAAGCACATCGATCCTATGGGAACAATTTTTATCCCTGGCGCACTGCTATTGATTGGGGCCCCATTCTTATTTGGATATGCGAAGCCTGTTCCCGTCAATTTTGGCAGACTTCATCAGCCTCGAAGAGATATGGTTTGGGTGGCACTCGCCGGTCCCGCCATGAATTTCCTGCTGGCATTTCTCTTTGCGCTTTCAATGCACATTATTCCGTTGCTCCCCTTCGAGGTGGGACAATGGGCAATTGAGTGCTTCTACAAGGGGATCCTGCTCAATGTGGTGCTTGGTGTTTTCAATTTGCTGCCAATCCCACCATTGGATGGAGGGCGTATTGCGGTTGGTATTTTGCCCAACGCACTTGCACTGCCACTTGCAAGACTTGAAAAGTATGGATTTTTGATTTTGATCGCTGCAATTTTTCTAATCCCCATGATCGGCCGGCAACTAGGGTATAACGTGAGTATTATGGATTGGCTTTTTGAAGGCCCCATTTCCTCTGTTGTATCTTTCATTGCGAAAATGGCGGGATTGAATTAG
- a CDS encoding protein-L-isoaspartate(D-aspartate) O-methyltransferase, whose amino-acid sequence MELRRLGITDTEVLSALERVPREAFIPRPFREHAYENSALPINNGQTISQPYIVAYMTQMLEPNQRHKVLEVGTGSGYQAAVLSKLFRRVYSIERYRSLHLEAMQLFEKLKITNITSKLGDGYKGWEEQAPFKHIIVTAAAEDVPGALVDQLDDNGIMIIPVGPESGDQTILKITKDHHGMMAEEELIPVRFVPLLQGLAVES is encoded by the coding sequence ATGGAGCTTCGGCGCCTGGGAATTACTGATACGGAAGTTCTTTCGGCACTGGAGCGTGTGCCTCGTGAGGCTTTTATACCGCGCCCTTTCAGGGAACATGCTTACGAAAATTCGGCATTGCCAATTAATAATGGGCAAACAATTAGCCAGCCTTACATCGTCGCTTATATGACTCAAATGCTGGAACCTAACCAGCGTCATAAAGTGCTGGAGGTGGGGACCGGTTCAGGCTATCAGGCGGCGGTCCTCTCCAAATTATTCCGCCGGGTATATTCGATTGAACGTTACCGATCTCTTCATCTTGAAGCCATGCAACTCTTTGAAAAACTTAAGATAACCAATATCACCTCCAAGCTGGGGGATGGTTACAAAGGGTGGGAAGAACAGGCACCGTTTAAACACATAATTGTCACAGCAGCCGCTGAAGATGTGCCTGGTGCGCTCGTTGATCAGCTAGATGATAATGGCATCATGATAATTCCTGTTGGCCCTGAGTCGGGGGATCAGACAATCCTCAAAATCACAAAGGATCATCACGGTATGATGGCGGAGGAAGAACTTATTCCTGTTAGATTCGTGCCACTACTTCAAGGGCTTGCAGTAGAGTCTTGA
- a CDS encoding LysM peptidoglycan-binding domain-containing M23 family metallopeptidase gives MKAVLIQFGRPVLMASALSLGLSGCMYDRYLNQSQSAKPVVVNTASPKTDNTLRTASLPMESGYYKKLSYTHVTVRRGDSMSLIAGRHGIPVEAVLSLNSSISPNRIYPGQQIKVPVFRQHKVKSGETLYAISRLYDVEVNEVLHFNQIASLNSLQPGTALRIPSDIDQGTTRVASIGNSGWVVPKAQEEPKISSTPQGKTDWASKAGVAKSELAAPPVVAPAPAPKPIVRAVEPPAPSPKETVVASLPKETPIVLGGDAIPTAELPPLPRNKYSIKHPPARAGKIFGWPAQGPLLSSFGKKDSGLQNDGINIKLNPGTPIHAAENGIVSYVGNEMRSFGNLVLISHADGYVTTYGHLGEAWVKKGDQVLKGDVIGVAGATGDVDRAQLHFEIRKNGRAKNPTLHLAQR, from the coding sequence ATGAAAGCGGTATTGATACAATTTGGTCGGCCCGTCTTGATGGCTAGTGCTCTGTCACTGGGCCTTTCAGGCTGCATGTATGATCGCTATCTCAATCAATCTCAAAGCGCTAAACCGGTTGTAGTGAATACGGCCTCACCTAAGACAGATAACACTCTTCGCACAGCGTCTCTTCCTATGGAGAGCGGTTATTACAAGAAGCTGTCATATACTCATGTAACTGTGAGGCGGGGGGACAGTATGTCCCTTATCGCGGGTCGTCACGGCATTCCTGTTGAAGCAGTACTGTCACTTAACTCTTCTATTTCCCCAAATCGGATTTACCCGGGCCAGCAAATCAAAGTTCCTGTTTTCCGTCAGCATAAGGTGAAATCAGGGGAGACACTGTATGCAATTTCTCGCCTGTATGATGTGGAAGTGAACGAGGTTTTGCATTTCAATCAGATCGCTTCACTTAATTCACTGCAACCCGGTACTGCCTTGCGTATCCCGTCGGATATCGATCAAGGTACAACAAGGGTTGCGTCCATTGGGAATAGCGGGTGGGTTGTTCCCAAAGCTCAAGAAGAACCAAAAATATCTTCTACCCCTCAGGGTAAAACAGATTGGGCGTCAAAAGCTGGTGTCGCCAAAAGTGAGTTGGCAGCACCTCCAGTAGTTGCACCCGCACCGGCTCCTAAACCAATCGTCAGGGCGGTTGAGCCACCTGCACCTTCCCCGAAAGAAACCGTTGTTGCCTCTTTACCAAAAGAAACACCAATAGTGTTGGGTGGGGACGCAATTCCAACCGCAGAGTTGCCGCCGCTGCCGAGAAACAAATACAGTATCAAACATCCCCCTGCGCGGGCTGGTAAGATTTTCGGATGGCCTGCGCAAGGGCCCTTGCTGTCGTCATTTGGTAAAAAAGACAGCGGACTGCAGAATGACGGTATTAATATTAAACTGAATCCTGGCACACCAATTCATGCCGCTGAAAACGGAATTGTTTCCTATGTTGGGAATGAAATGCGTTCTTTTGGCAACTTGGTTTTGATTTCACACGCTGATGGATATGTGACCACATATGGCCATTTGGGGGAGGCGTGGGTCAAAAAAGGCGATCAGGTCTTAAAAGGAGATGTGATCGGCGTGGCGGGTGCTACTGGCGATGTGGATCGTGCGCAGCTTCACTTTGAAATCAGAAAAAATGGTCGCGCCAAAAACCCCACCCTGCATTTGGCGCAACGCTAA
- a CDS encoding ScpA family protein, with amino-acid sequence MTSEKGLFDKKSEFAGEVSQIPSENALVVDLDGFEGPLDILLVLARDQKVDLLKISILELAEQYLAFIEELRKLRLEIAADYLVMAAWLAYLKSRLLLPPEEEAEGPSGQELADRLAFQLRKLEAMRGAAEKLINGIVTGRDRVRRGMPEGVTVVRHSKYDCSLRELLQAYVQHEERKGISNPLRLMRAAVYSVEAALERLENMLGKIPDWSDLREYLPANLKDPFSIRSAQASTLLASLQLVKEGEMELRQATTFGPIEVRARHRED; translated from the coding sequence GTGACATCAGAAAAAGGTCTGTTTGATAAGAAGAGTGAATTTGCCGGCGAGGTTTCTCAAATCCCGTCTGAAAATGCCTTGGTGGTTGATCTTGATGGTTTTGAAGGGCCGTTGGACATCCTTCTTGTGCTTGCAAGAGACCAAAAAGTAGACCTTTTAAAAATCTCTATCCTGGAGCTAGCTGAACAATATCTCGCGTTTATCGAGGAGCTTCGAAAACTTCGCCTCGAAATAGCTGCTGACTATCTGGTTATGGCGGCGTGGCTCGCTTATCTGAAATCCAGATTATTGCTTCCCCCTGAAGAAGAGGCTGAAGGTCCATCGGGGCAGGAGCTTGCTGATAGATTGGCGTTTCAGCTTAGAAAGCTGGAAGCCATGCGAGGTGCAGCCGAAAAACTCATCAATGGTATCGTGACAGGGCGTGATCGAGTTCGGCGGGGTATGCCGGAGGGCGTGACCGTTGTCCGTCATTCAAAATACGATTGCAGCCTTCGTGAGCTGTTGCAGGCATACGTTCAGCATGAGGAGCGCAAAGGGATCTCAAATCCGCTGCGATTGATGCGGGCTGCTGTTTATTCCGTTGAAGCTGCGCTGGAGCGGTTGGAGAATATGCTGGGTAAAATCCCTGACTGGTCGGACCTTCGGGAATATTTACCCGCAAACCTGAAAGACCCTTTTTCAATTCGGTCCGCTCAAGCGTCCACATTGCTTGCAAGCCTTCAGTTAGTGAAAGAGGGGGAGATGGAGTTGCGTCAGGCGACTACTTTCGGCCCTATTGAGGTACGTGCAAGGCATCGGGAGGATTAA
- the tatB gene encoding Sec-independent protein translocase protein TatB, with protein MFDIGWSEMVFVAIIAVLVIGPKDLPRAIATVGKYVRKLRGMAREFQSGIDDIAREADLDDLKKTIKGEDFDIKKQVEDAVDPTGDFGVVFDGEKKKTSTDQVENAETSGTSSSGETGSSETKVPS; from the coding sequence ATGTTTGATATTGGCTGGTCAGAGATGGTGTTCGTGGCCATCATTGCCGTTCTGGTGATTGGCCCAAAAGATCTTCCTCGTGCAATCGCGACTGTCGGCAAATATGTGCGAAAGTTGCGCGGTATGGCACGGGAATTTCAGTCAGGCATTGATGACATCGCTCGCGAAGCCGATCTGGATGATCTGAAAAAGACCATCAAAGGTGAAGATTTTGATATCAAAAAACAGGTTGAAGACGCGGTTGATCCAACCGGCGACTTTGGCGTTGTGTTTGATGGTGAGAAAAAGAAAACCTCTACAGATCAGGTGGAAAATGCAGAAACTTCAGGAACTTCTTCCTCCGGCGAGACCGGTTCATCTGAGACAAAAGTTCCATCCTGA
- a CDS encoding ABC transporter ATP-binding protein — MVMMNTLQLTNILHRNSEDFVVKIDRLDLASGDIVCLLGPSGCGKSTTLRLAAGLEMPDAGQIKIGDRQVAGGSSFVPAEDRNVGLVFQDYALFPHLNVLDNVMFGLRSGDRTEKENAAVAILRQLGLADYVAKFPHELSGGEQQRVALARAMAPNPSVILMDEPFSGLDTVLRNHVRDETLRILKSQNTTTLLVTHDPEEAMRMADQIILMKDGEVVQQGTPAELYSQPKNEFVASFLGDVNKVPAKVEEGILVSELGQIAWPDTHNLQATADILVRPEAIRLSPFKDEGESFGMVETTRNLGPFSIIDLRMPSGALVTARAASILTPEVGEKCAISLDRKQIFLF, encoded by the coding sequence ATGGTGATGATGAACACGCTCCAACTAACCAATATCCTGCATCGAAATAGCGAGGATTTTGTCGTCAAAATCGACAGGCTGGATCTGGCATCCGGTGATATCGTGTGTTTGTTGGGGCCATCGGGCTGCGGAAAATCTACAACACTTCGTCTTGCCGCAGGGCTTGAAATGCCAGACGCTGGCCAGATTAAGATCGGCGACAGACAAGTCGCAGGCGGCAGTTCATTTGTACCGGCAGAAGACAGGAATGTAGGCCTCGTATTTCAGGATTATGCACTTTTTCCGCATTTGAATGTTCTGGATAATGTGATGTTTGGGCTCAGGTCTGGTGATCGGACAGAGAAAGAAAATGCAGCGGTTGCGATCCTGAGACAATTGGGTCTTGCCGATTATGTCGCGAAATTCCCCCATGAACTTTCAGGCGGTGAGCAGCAGCGCGTTGCCCTGGCCCGAGCCATGGCACCCAATCCAAGTGTTATTCTTATGGACGAGCCTTTTTCAGGCCTGGATACAGTGCTTCGCAATCATGTTAGGGATGAGACCCTTCGGATATTGAAAAGCCAAAACACGACAACTCTTTTGGTGACCCATGATCCGGAAGAAGCCATGCGCATGGCAGACCAAATTATCCTGATGAAGGATGGTGAAGTTGTCCAGCAGGGAACGCCCGCAGAACTGTATAGCCAGCCCAAAAATGAATTCGTGGCCTCGTTCCTAGGTGACGTGAACAAAGTGCCTGCAAAAGTGGAAGAGGGGATCTTGGTGTCCGAACTTGGACAAATAGCCTGGCCAGATACCCATAATCTTCAGGCAACTGCCGATATTCTGGTGCGCCCTGAAGCTATTCGTCTGTCTCCTTTCAAAGATGAGGGGGAAAGTTTTGGTATGGTGGAAACAACTCGGAATCTCGGGCCATTTTCCATTATTGATTTGCGGATGCCGTCCGGCGCGTTAGTGACCGCACGAGCTGCAAGTATTCTAACCCCGGAAGTGGGTGAGAAATGCGCTATTTCCCTTGATCGAAAACAGATTTTCCTGTTTTGA
- the surE gene encoding 5'/3'-nucleotidase SurE — protein sequence MRILLSNDDGYDAPGMQVLRNIAAKLSDDVIVVAPAKEQSGASRSLTLHDPIRIQKFSDTEYAVEGTPTDCVMMALNNLFKDNPPDLILSGVNRGANLGEDVLYSGTVAAASEGTLLGVKSIAISQCILDAEQIYWETTEKLAPEIIKKLLEKDWGAGTLININFPPVPVEEVRGTEVTVQGQRDLSNLLIDSRVDARGRDYYWLGYRPSLGEPGEGSDLHAVSVGKVAITPLNLNLTDKGLMGDLNEALS from the coding sequence TTGAGAATTCTGCTTAGTAATGATGACGGGTATGACGCTCCGGGTATGCAGGTCCTTCGCAACATTGCTGCGAAATTGTCTGACGATGTGATTGTTGTTGCTCCGGCGAAAGAGCAAAGTGGGGCATCGCGCTCTCTTACACTGCATGACCCGATCAGAATACAGAAATTCTCTGATACTGAATATGCTGTTGAAGGAACGCCAACTGACTGTGTTATGATGGCGCTCAACAATTTGTTTAAAGATAATCCGCCGGATCTAATCCTGTCTGGCGTAAACCGTGGTGCCAATCTGGGTGAAGATGTTCTTTATTCCGGAACTGTTGCCGCTGCCAGTGAAGGCACTTTGCTTGGGGTAAAATCCATCGCTATCAGTCAGTGCATTTTGGATGCTGAACAGATCTATTGGGAAACAACCGAGAAACTGGCGCCAGAAATTATTAAAAAGCTTCTCGAAAAAGATTGGGGTGCAGGCACCTTGATCAACATTAACTTCCCGCCCGTACCGGTCGAGGAAGTGAGGGGAACAGAAGTTACTGTTCAAGGACAACGTGACCTTTCCAATCTATTGATTGATTCACGTGTGGATGCGCGGGGGCGTGATTACTATTGGTTGGGATATCGCCCTTCACTGGGTGAGCCTGGGGAGGGATCAGACCTTCATGCGGTCAGTGTTGGTAAAGTGGCCATTACCCCCCTTAACCTGAACTTGACTGATAAAGGTCTTATGGGCGATCTGAATGAGGCGCTAAGCTAA
- the serS gene encoding serine--tRNA ligase, whose product MLDLRWIRENPEDFDKALARRGVEPLSSSLLELDEKKRENQTELQTAQARRNEAAKAIGKAKSSGEDAEPLIKEVADLKGAVQKMEALDRELAEKLDQELASIPNILKDEVPDGADEEDNVEVRKVGTPKSFDFKPKEHYELGNDLGLMDFERAAKLSGSRFVVNRGQLARLERALAAFMVDLHTTENGYQEVSPPVIVRDTALFGTSQLPKFSEDLYQLDTGSYLIPTAEVPLTNLVADSILTEAELPLRFTAHTLCFRSEAGSAGKDTAGMLRQHQFAKVEMVSITTPETSDDELERMVGCAEEVLKRLELPYRVVTLCSGDTGFGARKTYDIEVWLPGQDKYREISSCSTCGDFQARRMKARYRPEEGKGNKFVHTLNGSGLAVGRTMIAVLENYQQEDGSIVIPEALRPYMGGLEEISK is encoded by the coding sequence ATGTTAGATTTACGATGGATCCGCGAAAACCCCGAAGACTTCGATAAGGCGCTTGCGCGCCGCGGTGTGGAACCTTTGTCTTCATCCCTGCTGGAACTGGATGAAAAGAAACGCGAAAATCAGACAGAATTGCAAACGGCACAAGCCCGCAGAAATGAAGCCGCCAAAGCCATTGGTAAAGCAAAATCTTCTGGCGAGGATGCAGAACCGCTGATTAAGGAAGTCGCAGATCTTAAGGGTGCCGTTCAGAAGATGGAAGCGCTCGATCGGGAGCTGGCGGAGAAACTGGATCAGGAACTTGCCTCCATTCCTAACATCTTGAAAGATGAAGTGCCTGATGGTGCTGACGAAGAAGATAATGTTGAGGTTCGTAAAGTTGGAACACCTAAGTCCTTTGATTTCAAGCCGAAAGAGCATTATGAGCTTGGCAATGATCTAGGCCTTATGGATTTTGAGCGTGCAGCCAAACTATCCGGTAGCCGCTTTGTCGTAAACCGCGGTCAGTTGGCCCGTCTTGAGCGCGCATTGGCTGCTTTCATGGTGGATCTGCATACTACGGAAAATGGGTATCAGGAAGTCTCACCTCCGGTGATTGTTCGTGATACGGCGTTATTTGGTACCAGCCAGCTTCCGAAATTCTCTGAAGATCTCTATCAGTTGGATACAGGAAGTTACCTGATCCCAACAGCAGAAGTGCCGCTTACTAATCTTGTGGCAGATAGCATTCTGACGGAAGCAGAATTGCCGCTTCGTTTTACTGCGCACACTCTTTGCTTCCGCTCTGAGGCGGGCTCTGCAGGTAAAGATACTGCTGGTATGTTACGTCAACATCAGTTTGCCAAAGTCGAGATGGTCTCTATCACGACACCAGAGACTTCAGATGATGAGCTGGAGCGTATGGTCGGTTGCGCCGAAGAAGTTCTGAAACGTCTTGAGCTTCCATACCGTGTTGTCACCCTATGCAGCGGTGATACAGGTTTTGGCGCCCGCAAAACTTACGACATCGAAGTATGGCTTCCGGGTCAGGACAAGTATCGCGAAATTTCAAGCTGTTCCACCTGTGGTGATTTTCAGGCCCGCCGCATGAAAGCGCGTTACCGTCCGGAAGAAGGCAAAGGAAACAAATTCGTCCATACATTGAACGGATCTGGGCTTGCTGTAGGGCGAACCATGATTGCTGTTCTTGAAAATTATCAACAGGAAGACGGATCTATCGTTATTCCTGAGGCATTGCGTCCATATATGGGCGGTTTGGAAGAAATTAGTAAATAA
- a CDS encoding ABC transporter permease, producing the protein MDIRRQSGGWATAIGALIVAACVATPILVVAGFMFIPATEIWSHLIDTVLWRYFSNTAFMMVAVSFLVLSIGVGAAWFVTMYEFPGRKIFTWALFLPLAMPAYIIAYTYTGMFDFAGPVQTFLRETFDWGRQDYWFPQVRSVGGAALMFGLVLYPYVYMVSRAAFLEQSVAALEVGRTLGRSPFRVFIEIALPLARPAIVTGLALALMETLADFGTVQYFAVDTFTTGIYRTWLGLGEPAAAAQLAGVLMAFVFFLVMLERRYRGKKKFYHTGSRYQEIRRVKLPPLKSLAVFVGCFLPVFFGFLLPVMWLLSKSFLYPETVLNSEFPALLTSSLSVAVAASFIALVVAIFLVFAQRQAASAVVSKIRYFCIRTAAMGYAIPGPVLAVGILIPFGFIDNSVDHFMRESFGVSTGLILSGTMVALIFAYVVRFLAISLNTVEASAEKITPNMERAAQTMGVTGLKALFRVHIPIMSGSVLTALLLVFVDVLKELPATLIMRPFGFETLAVRAYELASDERLAEAAGPSISIVLAGIIPVIILSRAISRSRPGSK; encoded by the coding sequence ATTGATATCCGGAGACAAAGTGGTGGCTGGGCGACTGCAATAGGCGCACTTATCGTCGCGGCTTGTGTCGCCACACCTATTTTGGTGGTTGCTGGTTTCATGTTTATTCCCGCGACGGAAATCTGGTCCCATCTAATAGATACTGTTCTGTGGCGATATTTTTCCAATACAGCTTTTATGATGGTCGCTGTCTCTTTCTTGGTACTGTCCATCGGTGTTGGGGCTGCATGGTTCGTCACCATGTATGAATTTCCGGGCAGAAAAATATTCACGTGGGCGCTTTTCCTACCCCTTGCCATGCCGGCTTACATCATTGCCTATACCTATACAGGAATGTTTGATTTCGCCGGGCCGGTGCAAACTTTTTTGCGGGAAACCTTTGATTGGGGACGGCAGGATTATTGGTTCCCACAAGTGAGATCGGTGGGCGGTGCGGCACTTATGTTCGGATTGGTTTTATATCCTTACGTTTACATGGTCTCTCGCGCTGCATTTTTGGAACAATCAGTGGCTGCTTTGGAAGTAGGCCGTACATTGGGGCGGAGCCCGTTTAGGGTGTTTATTGAGATCGCCCTGCCGCTTGCACGTCCAGCCATCGTGACAGGCCTCGCCTTAGCATTAATGGAAACGCTAGCGGATTTCGGCACTGTTCAGTATTTTGCAGTGGATACTTTTACTACGGGCATTTATCGAACTTGGTTAGGCCTCGGGGAGCCTGCTGCTGCAGCTCAGTTGGCAGGTGTCCTGATGGCATTTGTGTTTTTTCTGGTAATGCTGGAACGCCGATATCGCGGTAAGAAAAAATTCTATCATACAGGAAGCCGATATCAGGAAATCAGGCGCGTTAAACTGCCTCCGTTAAAAAGCCTCGCAGTTTTTGTTGGGTGTTTTTTGCCGGTATTTTTCGGGTTTTTGTTGCCTGTCATGTGGCTTCTCAGCAAAAGCTTTTTGTACCCCGAAACAGTTCTCAACTCTGAATTTCCGGCTTTACTTACAAGCAGTCTGAGTGTGGCTGTTGCGGCAAGTTTCATTGCGTTGGTGGTCGCGATATTCCTAGTTTTTGCACAGCGCCAAGCGGCCAGTGCAGTAGTTTCAAAAATTCGCTATTTCTGTATTCGTACCGCTGCGATGGGGTATGCGATACCGGGGCCAGTACTGGCGGTTGGTATTCTGATTCCGTTTGGATTTATCGATAACAGTGTCGATCATTTCATGCGAGAAAGTTTCGGCGTTTCAACCGGGCTCATTTTGAGCGGTACAATGGTGGCGTTGATTTTTGCATATGTCGTTAGGTTCTTAGCTATTTCGTTGAACACCGTTGAAGCGAGCGCAGAAAAAATTACGCCAAATATGGAGCGGGCTGCGCAGACAATGGGTGTAACTGGCCTGAAAGCCCTGTTCAGAGTGCATATACCCATTATGTCAGGAAGTGTCTTAACCGCATTGCTTCTTGTTTTTGTGGACGTGCTGAAAGAATTACCGGCAACCCTCATCATGCGACCCTTTGGGTTTGAAACATTGGCGGTACGTGCTTATGAACTTGCCTCTGATGAAAGACTTGCGGAGGCTGCGGGTCCATCCATCTCTATTGTTTTGGCTGGTATTATTCCCGTAATTATATTAAGCCGGGCCATTAGCCGCTCACGGCCGGGTTCAAAATAA
- the scpB gene encoding SMC-Scp complex subunit ScpB, translated as MSINPEHMRMVEALLFAAKEPLDIQSIAARVPEDAELPEILEQIQKTYQHKGFNLTQVAGKWLFMTAPDLSWLLQEEKETSRKLSRAALETLAIVAYHQPITRTEIEEIRGVGLSRGVMDVLFEAGWIRPRGRRRTPGKPVTYGTTEEFLIHFGLDDVRDLPGFDEMKASGLLNTEPTGLFDTFEEDAATPLDVEENED; from the coding sequence ATGAGTATTAACCCCGAACATATGAGAATGGTGGAAGCATTGCTGTTTGCCGCAAAGGAACCTCTGGACATTCAATCCATCGCCGCGAGAGTTCCTGAAGATGCGGAACTTCCTGAAATATTGGAGCAAATTCAGAAAACATATCAGCATAAAGGGTTTAATCTGACCCAAGTGGCAGGGAAATGGCTATTTATGACAGCGCCGGATTTATCCTGGCTGCTGCAGGAGGAGAAAGAAACCAGCCGCAAACTTAGCCGAGCGGCGTTGGAGACCCTTGCGATTGTTGCCTATCACCAACCCATAACAAGAACCGAGATTGAAGAGATCAGGGGCGTAGGCCTAAGCCGAGGGGTGATGGACGTCTTGTTTGAAGCTGGCTGGATCCGTCCGCGGGGGCGGCGTAGAACACCAGGCAAGCCGGTCACCTACGGAACAACAGAAGAGTTCTTGATCCACTTTGGCCTTGATGATGTGCGTGATTTGCCTGGTTTTGATGAGATGAAGGCAAGTGGGCTTCTAAATACTGAACCTACAGGTTTGTTTGATACTTTCGAAGAAGATGCAGCGACACCATTGGATGTTGAAGAAAACGAAGATTAA